From the Alphaproteobacteria bacterium genome, the window GAAGCCGGGGCGAAAAACCGGGGAAATCGGTGTTGGTCGCCATGGTGGATCCTCTCCGTCGTTGCTGGCATCAAGATAGGCCCCCGAGGCTTGCGGGCGAGACCGGCTTGACGAAGTGAGTCCCGAAACGTCCCGGGCTTGTCGCTAGGCAGATCGAAGAACTTCCTAATTCAGCGCTGAACTGGGAATTTTTTCCCTGCAAAAACAGTATATTGGTGGCGTCATGGCTGTTCGTAAGGGAGAGCGTCGGGCCGGAGAACGAGCGTGGATAACAGCTGCCGGCGAAGCACTTTGGTCGATTATTGCTCGCTCATGGTCGTGGCGGGACGGCTGACGTGCTAGGTTGGCGGGCCAAGAGGGTATCCCGGGGACCGGTTCCGCGGAGGAGCAAAGTCCATGACCGAACGTCGACTTTGGAACAAAAAGCTGTTTCGCGAGGGCGAGGTCGTATTCCGGGAAGACGACATGGGGAACTCGGCCTTCCTTGTCGAATACGGCGCCGTCCAAGTCTCCAAAACCGTCGACGGCGAGAAAGTCAGCCTGGCCACGCTACGCAAGGGCGAGATGTTCGGCGAAATGGCGCTGATCGACGACAGCCCCCGCATGGCCTCGGCCCAGGCCTTGGAGAACACCAGCGTCGTGGTCATCCCGCGCGCCGTTTTCGAAACCAAGCTGGACGCCACCGACCGTTTCGTCGGTGGCCTGATGAACCTTTTGGTCGCAAATCTACGCAACGTCCACCAGTCTTACATGCGGCGCGCGCGTAGCGTAGACGACTACCTCGACGCCATCGACTTCTTCGTCAACAGCCTGCGCCAGTACTTGCAATCGGGCGACGCCGAAGCGGTGGGCAGCGAGGCGGCGCAGCACCACCTGGAGCGCATCGACGAGACCGTCGATCAGCTCAAGATATTGCTGGCCGCAACCCCCGACCGGCGCCAAAGCGTGCTCAGCGCCAGCGACATCACGAACCAGGGCGATCCCGACCCGCTGACACCCGACGTAGCCCACCTGGTCGAGGAGAAGTAGCTAGAGCACGTCGCGGTTAATCTGACCCATTTGATGGCGCAAGCAAGCCATTGTGGTAGGCGCGTGGCGTAGCGCGATGTGGGGCATCGGGCAAGCCGCGCAACGCCACACAATGGCTTGATTGCGCCATCAAATGGATCAGATTAACCGCGACGTGCTCTAGAGTCGCCGAGCAACAGGCAAGGGCCGAGAACCATAAGAATTCGCTGGCTCAGGCATGCTCGCCGATGATGCAGACGGCTGGTACCGGCTGCAGCGCCAATTCCTCGATCCTGATTCCGACGAAGCCGGCGGCCGCCATGTGGCCCTTCACTTCTTCCGCCATGGCCAGCGCCTCGGCCCGGCTGGGGTTCTTGCTGCGCGGCATGTAGGTGGTGGCGGCGATGCCCTGGGGTTTGAGCAGGGCATGTATCTTGCGAAAGGCGGCCGCCCGATCGGGTAGGAACTGCACCACGTTGGCCGAATAGAGCTTGTCGAAGAGGCCCAGCGACGGCGCCACCTCGTCGAGGCTTTCGAGGCGCAACTCGAGACGTCCCTCACGGCTGGCGCTGGCGTTCCTGGCCCGGGCCTGGTCGAGCATGGTGCGGGAATGATCGAGGCCGACGACTTGAGTCCCCGCGGCCCCGTCCACCCGGGCCAGGCAGGCCTCGAGGGCGAGCCCGGGGCCGCAGCCGATCTCGATAATGCGGTCATGGGGCCGCAGCCGAAGCAGATCAACGATCCAATAGTTGCGCTGGCGGTTGGAGCGGCGGTTGGCCATGATCCAGCCGGCGACGCGGCCCAGCCAGCCGTGGGGTTTCTTGAATTGGGCGACGATGGTCTGGCGCAAGTTCATGATCTCTCTCCGGTGTTGACGAGGGCAGCGTTGAGCTTTTGCAGCGTCTCCCGCACTGCCTGCAGTTCGGGGCCGGAAATGGCCCGGGACAGGCGCCCGAACTCGCTTGCCTCACGTTGCTGGATCTGGCCGAACAAGCGCTGCCCCCGGTCGCTGAGCGAAATCAGGAAGGTGCGCTTGTCGGCGGGATTGTCGCGGGTTTCGATCAACTTGGCCCGGCTCAGCCGGTTGGCGATGACCTGGATGTGCTGGCGCGAAACGCTCCGGCTGCGGGCGATCTCGGGTACGGTTTGCTCACCGCCCCGGGCCAGGCTCTCCATCACCGCGCGCATCGAGGTGTTGACGCCCAGGTCGCGGTGCAAGTCATCCCCGAGTGCGCGCAAAAGATTGAAACAAAGCCTGAGATCGAGGATCACGGCGTCGAGTTGCTGGGCCTTGCTGGTCATCTGGGTCCATCCGAGAACGACAATGTTATTGTCAATATAAAGATGACAATCAAATTGTCAATAGTGTCGGCTGAGGATTCTGATAGAATCGGCCCGTCCGGAAATCCCGGTCGCGCAACCGCCGGGGCCAACATGGTGGAAATTTACGTCGATGCCGACGCCTGCCCGGTCAAGGACGAGGTGCTCCGCGTGGCGAAACGCCACCGACTCAAGACCTACCTGGTCAGCGACGGCGGCATCCGCCCCAACCCCGATCCCCTGGTCGAGTTGGTCATCG encodes:
- a CDS encoding cyclic nucleotide-binding domain-containing protein, with product MTERRLWNKKLFREGEVVFREDDMGNSAFLVEYGAVQVSKTVDGEKVSLATLRKGEMFGEMALIDDSPRMASAQALENTSVVVIPRAVFETKLDATDRFVGGLMNLLVANLRNVHQSYMRRARSVDDYLDAIDFFVNSLRQYLQSGDAEAVGSEAAQHHLERIDETVDQLKILLAATPDRRQSVLSASDITNQGDPDPLTPDVAHLVEEK
- a CDS encoding MarR family transcriptional regulator, encoding MTSKAQQLDAVILDLRLCFNLLRALGDDLHRDLGVNTSMRAVMESLARGGEQTVPEIARSRSVSRQHIQVIANRLSRAKLIETRDNPADKRTFLISLSDRGQRLFGQIQQREASEFGRLSRAISGPELQAVRETLQKLNAALVNTGERS
- a CDS encoding class I SAM-dependent methyltransferase, whose product is MNLRQTIVAQFKKPHGWLGRVAGWIMANRRSNRQRNYWIVDLLRLRPHDRIIEIGCGPGLALEACLARVDGAAGTQVVGLDHSRTMLDQARARNASASREGRLELRLESLDEVAPSLGLFDKLYSANVVQFLPDRAAAFRKIHALLKPQGIAATTYMPRSKNPSRAEALAMAEEVKGHMAAAGFVGIRIEELALQPVPAVCIIGEHA